A stretch of Paludisphaera borealis DNA encodes these proteins:
- a CDS encoding J domain-containing protein yields MSPVPGATNSYAILGIRREANAAEIRDAYRKLALACHPDMVGEAEKVAAAALSNRFTESYEILQDEGRCARYDRLLDQGVIPDMGKAVGGAPPVRGIAEILGEIQSLDIEVDEKRLLAPMDARLRTQTLMPSLLRGEAITERVIDVVRSSKIRNLTRLTLPQGTLSDLFCPSFLYMYPKDFTLVEAGRARARHSLRVEHEEGAGLEIDFPAKRVPRLL; encoded by the coding sequence ATGAGCCCCGTCCCAGGTGCGACGAACTCCTACGCGATCCTCGGAATTCGCCGTGAGGCGAACGCCGCCGAGATCCGCGACGCCTACCGCAAGCTCGCCCTCGCGTGCCACCCCGACATGGTCGGGGAGGCCGAGAAAGTGGCGGCGGCCGCGCTGTCCAACCGGTTCACCGAGTCGTACGAGATCCTCCAGGACGAGGGGAGATGTGCGCGGTACGACCGCCTCCTCGACCAAGGCGTCATCCCCGACATGGGCAAGGCGGTCGGGGGCGCGCCGCCGGTGCGCGGCATCGCCGAGATCCTGGGCGAGATCCAATCACTCGATATCGAGGTGGACGAGAAGCGCCTGCTCGCCCCGATGGACGCCCGTCTTCGAACGCAGACGCTTATGCCCTCGCTCCTCCGGGGCGAGGCCATAACGGAACGGGTCATCGACGTGGTCCGGTCCTCCAAGATCAGGAACCTGACCCGCCTGACCTTGCCTCAGGGAACTCTTTCCGATCTCTTCTGCCCGTCGTTCCTGTACATGTACCCCAAGGACTTCACGCTCGTCGAGGCCGGCCGGGCGAGGGCGAGGCACTCGCTCCGGGTCGAGCACGAGGAGGGAGCGGGGCTGGAGATCGACTTCCCCGCCAAGCGGGTCCCCCGGCTGCTATGA